The proteins below are encoded in one region of Apium graveolens cultivar Ventura chromosome 4, ASM990537v1, whole genome shotgun sequence:
- the LOC141717558 gene encoding uncharacterized protein LOC141717558 gives MTFASIQLPILSLTVRASLDTHQRIPYTPHRTTPKNPKLTVTPSPPTATITHSPTLSVQDLLRRTKQDSKQVEVSDTTFMGYDAWLPSPPKVDKPRSVYNAASLAFIGDCIYELYARRHFLFPPLNIEEYNDHVMAVVRCEAQDAMLQRLINEKVLSKEERDIIRWGKNISSASKTRTKKRAGVAVYNRASSLEALVGHLYLTNTKRLDEIMLKLGFSADGPTKLILTDANGK, from the exons ATGACATTTGCAAGTATCCAGTTGCCGATACTCTCACTCACTGTCCGAGCTTCACTAGACACACACCAAAGAATCCCTTACACACCACATCGAACCACCCCCAAAAATCCCAAACTCACAGTCACTCCTTCACCACCCACCGCCACTATAACACACTCACCCACCTTATCCGTACAAGACCTCCTCAGACGTACCAAACAGGACTCCAAACAAG TGGAAGTGAGTGACACTACTTTTATGGGGTATGATGCTTGGTTACCGAGTCCACCTAAAGTGGACAAGCCGCGGTCTGTCTACAATGCTGCTTCGTTAGCGTTTATTGGTGACTGCATTTATGAG CTATATGCTCGGAGACACTTTTTGTTTCCTCCACTAAATATTGAGGAATACAACGATCATGTGATGGCAGTTGTACGTTGTGAGGCTCAG GATGCAATGCTACAAAGGCTTATAAACGAAAAAGTTCTATCCAAAGAAGAAAG GGATATTATTCGATGGGGAAAAAATATCAGCTCAGCCTCCAAAACAAGGACAAAGAAACGTGCTGGTGTGGCTGTCTACAACAGAGCGTCTTCACTTGAAGCACTT GTTGGTCACCTGTACTTGACAAACACAAAGCGTCTGGATGAGATCATGCTAAAGTTAGGCTTCTCAGCCGATGGTCCTACCAAATTGATCTTGACAGACGCAAATGGCAAGTGA
- the LOC141718218 gene encoding uncharacterized protein LOC141718218: protein MNALKRLLKQRQQHSQEESEIMNTMVTEAAIVMDFIDTSDEPQGRGSRRGKSPNHQRQRLSRGKNLMEDYFVDRPIFSEDDFHRRYRMRPHIFNRIKTALCTQDSYWHQKADAVGLLGLLPQQKMTAALRMLAYGAAADQCAEICRMRESTTLECMKKFCEQVEGLFGKEYLRAPTLADLRRLLARGEQRGFPGMIENIDCMHWEWKNCPSGWGGAYSGRKGRPTIILEAVASYDTWVWHTFFGEPGAQNDINVLGQSPVFGKRYNDAYYLADGIYPRYSTFVKTISNPATQTHKLFAKKQESYRKDVERCFGILQSRWAILRHGARMHKRSTLRSIMMTCIILHNMIVEDEFVEDEFVESVEKDLMNPLASRVYDGPVDCNGVRIPFAPVQRDGRNQQAFWDRIENLESAYVHTMLQNDLVEHNWALEANE from the coding sequence ATGAATGCATTGAAAAGATTGTTGAAGCAGAGGCAACAACACAGTCAAGAAGAGTCTGAAATCATGAATACCATGGTCACCGAAGCGGCAATAGTGATGGACTTCATCGACACTTCAGATGAACCACAAGGACGCGGCTCACGGCGTGGCAAATCTCCCAATCATCAAAGACAAAGGCTATCGAGGGGAAAAAATCTCATGGAAGATTACTTCGTTGATCGTCCAATATTCAGTGAAGACGACTTCCATCGAAGGTATAGAATGCGCCCTCATATTTTCAATCGCATCAAGACAGCTCTTTGCACTCAAGATTCCTATTGGCATCAAAAAGCAGATGCGGTTGGATTATTGGGGTTGCTGCCCCAACAAAAAATGACTGCTGCATTACGAATGCTAGCTTACGGTGCAGCAGCTGATCAATGTGCCGAAATATGTAGAATGCGAGAATCAACTACACTTGAGTGCATGAAAAAATTTTGTGAGCAAGTGGAAGGACTCTTTGGTAAAGAGTACCTTCGTGCTCCAACACTTGCAGATTTAAGAAGGCTTCTAGCAAGAGGCGAACAAAGAGGATTTCCAGGGATGATTGAGAATATCGATTGTATGCACTGGGAATGGAAGAACTGTCCAAGTGGGTGGGGTGGAGCTTATAGTGGTCGAAAAGGACGTCCGACTATCATTCTAGAGGCCGTTGCTTCCTATGACACTTGGGTGTGGCACACTTTTTTCGGTGAACCTGGAGCTCAAAATGATATTAACGTTCTAGGTCAATCTCCCGTATTTGGCAAAAGATACAATGATGCTTATTATCTTGCTGATGGGATTTATCCTAGGTATTCAACATTTGTAAAAACCATATCAAATCCTGCCACTCAAACACATAAATTATTTGCTAAGAAACAGGAATCATATCGCAAAGATGTAGAGAGGTGTTTTGGTATCTTGCAATCTCGATGGGCAATTCTTCGTCACGGTGCTCGGATGCATAAGCGTTCCACACTTAGAAGTATCATGATGACTTGCATCATATTGCATAACATGATAGTTGAGGATGAATTTGTTGAAGATGAATTTGTGGAGTCAGTAGAAAAAGATCTAATGAATCCATTAGCATCACGGGTTTATGACGGGCCGGTAGATTGTAATGGAGTTAGAATTCCTTTTGCACCAGTACAAAGAGATGGAAGAAATCAACAAGCATTTTGGGATCGTATTGAAAACTTGGAATCGGCTTATGTCCATACAATGCTCCAAAATGATTTGGTAGAGCACAATTGGGCACTGGAAGCCAATGAATAG